In Hippoglossus stenolepis isolate QCI-W04-F060 chromosome 20, HSTE1.2, whole genome shotgun sequence, the following are encoded in one genomic region:
- the ncoa1 gene encoding nuclear receptor coactivator 1 isoform X2 has translation MSAVGESPLDPATPESRKRKGSPCDTSGQSLEKRRRELECRYIEELAELLSSNMGDIASLSVKPDKCHILKSTVDQIQQIKRREQEKAALLSPDDEVQKSDISSSSQGLVEKEALGPMLLEALDGFFFVVNREGRIVFVSENVTSYLGYTQEELMTSSVYNILHVGDHNEFVRNLLPKSLVNGVPWPQETGRRNSHTFNCRMLKRPPDEVDSENLEARQQYEIMQCFTVSQPQAKQQEEGDDLQSCLICIACRIPRAQPVNSESFITKQDPTGKIISIETSALRATGRPGWEDLVRKCIYAFFQPQGKEPSHAKKLLHEVMTHGSAISPLYHFSLSDGTPLSAQTRCKFFCPPNPDVQPFIMGFHTIDREHNTASSQENTTPTLGSLAQTPSRSPTLPPGSNSTQGSGLASSGLHPNNSNASSHGHNPATSTGYVTPCRTCPQQVNSPSPLSSPLTATPTSFMSPRMPRASPGLGGSPRVPGNPFSPSTPGLHSPTGALSSGGSLNRQQSGGDGGTSCGSTGSFSLSSPVPQRQASTPTGSSTQPPSVKHPEGGGEGGGEDSVKAPLPSASQLGTPRLNLLLGINGTSVESNSNSNSNSTHCTSSPHPPNPAPAPQCPASHSTLTERHKILHRLLQDSSPNDASTAAEDGQNKNDVDVKKELPACPALTASSKSSSREPQDHQLLRFLLDTDEKDLGDLPPPSALSLQTVRVKVEKRVSVDGPPLCTGSSAAASKPAAVSSSPACVSPKPSPVGENRRDSRRDSRDSTMSDGPIDMDSLTQLLPGLRGPSGAKQGSEDPATPGSPQLQSPGPPAQLQSPMPQLQSPLSQPQSIPQLQSPSPQLHSPSPQLKLQSPTQLQPGEASTPRNLNVKREPPGTPNRGLSDGGPPSGCSLQSQSAFDFCSPPTPSKIPTQGQGDPFQTPKDSSPFPEAEVINPFSSSTGLTKMDVGDSQFQPLALSDTLSFDGLGTLLQAPLASPQEQCVPCTLDEVLGPLTAPEGRNDEKALLEQLVSFLSGTDESELAELDKALGIDKLVQGGCFDPLPQTFPSQQPTATPVSLDPKLPSYPSQFTAAPQAQFPPELATVGPQGLGFGAPRGAFPGGAGMGPRPGVTRPQGMGAQLRLPPNQLRLQLQQRLQGPQQLQNRLAAINPFPAGHVNMGVRQGVPQPQIPSQPPLNAQMLAQRQRELYSIQHRQRQLFQQKVMLMRQNLAGAPTAAVGPVGTARVSKGPPTTPQQQQQQQFNFPPGFNPMTGNPPTSPSHFSPMSGAPLDNKLSARAPLNSPTLMGGVQGQFSGTVNSSLQQSLFQQFGGSALVQQDPSFPPDMSPTSPLLSPQNSTSQSPLLQQAPPPGYQSPDMKSWQQTGIGSNSLFSQSGQSAGQAFGQQGVYNNMSITVSMAGGSGGVGSLPPMGQPVGMSNSNLSNVGSVCSDQQVQQVQVFADVQCTVNLVGSDSYLNQGSIAAAASQKGPGPPGAQNNQAQQKSLLQQLLTE, from the exons CCTGGAGAAGAGGAGACGGGAGCTGGAGTGCCGCTACATCGAGGAGCTGGCCGAGCTGCTGTCGTCCAACATGGGCGACATCGCCAGCCTCAGTGTCAAACCCGACAAGTGCCACATACTCAAGAGCACCGTGGACCAAATCCAGCAGATCAAACGGCGTGAGCAGG AGAAAGCAGCTCTTCTGTCCCCAGATGACGAGGTGCAGAAGAGCGACATCTCCTCCAGTAGCCAGGGGCTGGTGGAGAAAGAGGCACTGGGGCCCATGCTGCTAGAg GCCCTTGATGGGTTTTTCTTCGTGGTCAACCGGGAAGGCCGCATCGTCTTTGTCTCTGAGAACGTGACGAGTTACCTCGGATACAcccaggaggagctgatgaCATCGAGTGTCTACAACATCCTCCACGTGGGAGACCACAATGAATTTGTGCGGAATCTGCTGCCCAAAAGCCTCG TAAACGGTGTGCCGTGGCCACAGGAAACTGGCCGAAGGAACAGCCACACCTTTAACTGTCGCATGCTGAAGAGGCCACCGGACGAGGTGGACTCGGAGAACCTGGAGGCGCGGCAGCAGTACGAGATCATGCAGTGTTTCACCGTTTCCCAGCCACAGGccaagcagcaggaggagggagatg ACCTGCAGAGCTGCTTGATCTGTATCGCCTGTCGAATACCTCGAGCTCAGCCCGTCAACAGTGAGTCCTTCATCACGAAGCAGGACcccacag GGAAGATCATCTCCATAGAAACGAGCGCTTTGCGAGCGACGGGCCGGCCCGGCTGGGAGGACCTGGTCAGGAAGTGCATCTACGCTTTCTTTCAGCCGCAGGGCAAAGAGCCCTCCCACGCCAAGAAGCTGCTGCATGAGG TGATGACCCACGGCAGCGCCATCAGCCCGCTGTACCATTTCTCGTTAAGTGACGGAACCCCACTCAGCGCTCAGACTCGCTGCAAGTTCTTCTGCCCCCCCAACCCTGACGTTCAGCCTTTCATCATGGGCTTTCACACTATTGACAG GGAACACAACACTGCTAGCTCTCAGGAAAACACTACACCGACCCTTGGCAGCCTTGCCCAGACTCCCTCCCGCTCCCCAACCCTTCCTCCCGGCAGCAACTCAACCCAAGGTTCCGGCCTCGCCTCCTCAGGCCTTCACCCCAACAACAGCAACGCCTCCTCCCACGGACACAACCCCGCCACGTCCACGGGCTACGTGACGCCCTGTCGGACGTGTCCCCAGCAGGTCAACAGTCCCTCTCCTTTGAGCAGCCCACTCACAGCCACCCCTACCTCGTTTATGTCGCCCAGGATGCCACGGGCCAGCCCTGGGTTGGGGGGAAGCCCCCGGGTACCAGGGaaccccttctctccctccacgcCAGGCCTCCATTCCCCAACCGGGGCGCTGAGCAGCGGAGGCAGCCTCAACCGACAGCAGTCTGGTGGTGACGGCGGCACCAGCTGTGGGTCAACAGGGTCTTTCTCCCTGTCCTCCCCTGTCCCCCAGAGACAAGCCAGTACACCCACCGGCTCCTCCACTCAGCCTCCGTCAGTAAAACacccagaaggaggaggagaaggagggggagaggactCTGTTAAAGCCCCCCTGCCTTCCGCCTCACAGCTGGGTACCCCCAGACTCAACCTGCTCCTGGGTATCAACGGGACATCAGTTGAATctaacagcaacagcaacagcaacagcacccACTGCACCTCATCACCTCATCCTCCAAACCCCGCTCCTGCCCCACAGTGCCCTGCCTCACACAGTACTCTCACGGAGCGACACAAGATCCTCCACCGGCTGCTCCAGGACAGTAGTCCCAACGACGCCTCCACCGCCGCCGAGGACGGACAAAACAAAAACGACGTCGACGTCAAGAAGGAGCTGCCCGCCTGTCCAGCACTTACCGCATCGTCCAAATCCAGCTCCAGGGAGCCGCAGGACCACCAGTTACTCCGCTTTCTCCTGGATACAGACGAGAAG GACTTGGGGgacctgcctcctccctccgccCTCAGCCTGCAGACCGTCAGGGTGAAGGTGGAGAAGAGAGTGAGCGTTGATGGACCGCCGCTCTGCACGGGCTCGTCTGCCGCAGCATCCAAACCTGCAGCCGTGTCCAGCAGCCCGGCCTGCGTCAGCCCCAAACCCAGTCCCGTCGGAGAGAACCGGCGAGACAGCCGCAGGGACAGCAGAGACTCCACG ATGTCTGACGGCCCTATTGACATGGACTCTCTCACCCAGCTGCTGCCTGGCCTGAGAGGCCCGAGTGGGGCCAAACAGGGCAGCGAGGATCCAGCAACCCCCGGAAGCCCCCAACTCCAGTCTCCGGGCCCCCCGGCTCAGCTCCAGTCTCCTATGCCTCAGCTCCAGTCCCCACTGTCCCAGCCCCAGTCTATTCCCCAGTTGCAGTCGCCGTCACCTCAGCTCCACTCCCCCTCACCCCAGCTCAAACTGCAGTCACCCACCCAGCTCCAGCCCGGCGAGGCCAGCACTCCCCGCAACCTAAATGTGAAGAGAGAGCCTCCCGGCACTCCGAACAGAG ggctcagcGATGGCGGACCGCCCTCTGGCTGCAGCCTCCAGAGTCAGTCGGCGTTCGATTTCTGCAGCCCCCCCACTCCAAGCAAGATACCCACCCAGGGACAGGGGGACCCCTTCCAGACCCCCAAGGACAGCAGCCCCTTCCCAGAGGCCGAAGTCATCAACCCCTTCAGCTCAAGCACTG GCCTCACCAAGATGGACGTGGGAGACTCTCAGTTCCAGCCTCTGGCTCTGTCGGACACTTTGTCCTTCGATGGTCTCGGAACTCTTCTACAGGCTCCGTTAGCGTCACCGCAAGA GCAGTGTGTCCCCTGTACGCTGGATGAAGTGCTCGGCCCTCTGACGGCACCCGAGGGCCGAAACGACGAGAAAGCTCTGCTGGAGCAGCTCGTCTCCTTCCTCAGTGGAACCGACGAGAGTGAACTGGCTGAGCTGGACAAGGCCCTGGGTATCGACAAGCTCgtacag GGTGGCTGCTTTGACCCTCTGCCTCAAACCTTCCCCTCCCAGCAACCCACTGCCACCCCGGTCTCCCTGGACCCCAAACTCCCCAGCTACCCCTCCCAGttcacagcagctccacaggCCCAGTTCCCTCCAGAGCTGGCCACCGTGGGGCCACAGGGTCTGGGCTTCGGAGCCCCTCGGGGGGCTTTCCCCGGGGGGGCGGGCATGGGCCCGAGGCCAGGCGTGACGCGACCACAGGGGATGGGCGCTCAGCTCCGGCTGCCACCCAACCAGCTccgcctgcagctgcagcagaggctcCAGGGCCCGCAGCAG ctgcAGAACCGGCTGGCGGCCATTAATCCGTTTCCTGCAGGACATGTGAACATGGGTGTTCGTCAGGGCGTTCCACAACCTCAGATTCCCTCACAA CCTCCACTGAATGCCCAGATGTTGGCCCAGCGTCAGAGGGAACTCTACAGCATCCAGCACCGCCAGCGACAGCTTTTCCAGCAGAAGGTCATGCTGATGAGACAGAACCTGGCAGGCGCTCCGACTGCAGCCGTGGGGCCCGTCGGAACTGCCAGGGTCTCGAAAGGTCCCCCCACGacgcctcagcagcagcagcagcagcagttcaacTTCCCACCGGGGTTCAACCCGATGACGGGAAACCCCCCTACCTCACCGAGTCACTTCAGCCCCATGTCAGGGGCCCCTCTGGACAACAAGCTGTCCGCCAGAGCTCCTCTGAATAGCCCGACGCTGATGGGCGGCGTGCAGGGCCAGTTCAGCGGCACCGTCAACTCCTCATTGCAGCAGAGTCTGTTTCAGCAGTTTGGAGGGTCTG CTTTGGTCCAGCAAGATCCATCCTTCCCTCCTGACATGAGCCCGACCAGCCCGTTGTTATCACCTCAAAACTCAACCTCCCAGAGTCCTCTGCTTCAGCAAGCCCCTCCTCCTGGCTACCAGTCACCAGACATGAAGAGCTGGCAACAGACGGGGATTGGCAGCAACAG CCTGTTCAGTCAGTCAGGACAGAGTGCAGGGCAGGCGTTTGGCCAGCAGGGGGTTTACAACAACATGAGCATCACCGTCTCCATGGCCGGAGGCTCGGGTGGTGTCGGCTCATTACCTCCCATGGGGCAGCCGGTCGGCATGAGCAACAGTAACCTCAGCAACGTCGGCTCAGTGTGCAGCGACCAGCAG GTGCAGCAGGTTCAGGTGTTCGCGGACGTCCAGTGCACAGTGAACCTGGTTGGCAGCGACTCGTACCTGAACCAGGGCTCCATCGCCGCCGCGGCCTCCCAGAAGGGCCCGGGGCCGCCGGGCGCCCAGAACAACCAGGCCCAGCAGAAgagcctcctccagcagctgctcaccGAGTGA
- the ncoa1 gene encoding nuclear receptor coactivator 1 isoform X1, whose translation MSAVGESPLDPATPESRKRKGSPCDTSGQSLEKRRRELECRYIEELAELLSSNMGDIASLSVKPDKCHILKSTVDQIQQIKRREQEKAALLSPDDEVQKSDISSSSQGLVEKEALGPMLLEALDGFFFVVNREGRIVFVSENVTSYLGYTQEELMTSSVYNILHVGDHNEFVRNLLPKSLVNGVPWPQETGRRNSHTFNCRMLKRPPDEVDSENLEARQQYEIMQCFTVSQPQAKQQEEGDDLQSCLICIACRIPRAQPVNSESFITKQDPTGKIISIETSALRATGRPGWEDLVRKCIYAFFQPQGKEPSHAKKLLHEVMTHGSAISPLYHFSLSDGTPLSAQTRCKFFCPPNPDVQPFIMGFHTIDREHNTASSQENTTPTLGSLAQTPSRSPTLPPGSNSTQGSGLASSGLHPNNSNASSHGHNPATSTGYVTPCRTCPQQVNSPSPLSSPLTATPTSFMSPRMPRASPGLGGSPRVPGNPFSPSTPGLHSPTGALSSGGSLNRQQSGGDGGTSCGSTGSFSLSSPVPQRQASTPTGSSTQPPSVKHPEGGGEGGGEDSVKAPLPSASQLGTPRLNLLLGINGTSVESNSNSNSNSTHCTSSPHPPNPAPAPQCPASHSTLTERHKILHRLLQDSSPNDASTAAEDGQNKNDVDVKKELPACPALTASSKSSSREPQDHQLLRFLLDTDEKDLGDLPPPSALSLQTVRVKVEKRVSVDGPPLCTGSSAAASKPAAVSSSPACVSPKPSPVGENRRDSRRDSRDSTMSDGPIDMDSLTQLLPGLRGPSGAKQGSEDPATPGSPQLQSPGPPAQLQSPMPQLQSPLSQPQSIPQLQSPSPQLHSPSPQLKLQSPTQLQPGEASTPRNLNVKREPPGTPNRGLSDGGPPSGCSLQSQSAFDFCSPPTPSKIPTQGQGDPFQTPKDSSPFPEAEVINPFSSSTGLTKMDVGDSQFQPLALSDTLSFDGLGTLLQAPLASPQEQCVPCTLDEVLGPLTAPEGRNDEKALLEQLVSFLSGTDESELAELDKALGIDKLVQGGCFDPLPQTFPSQQPTATPVSLDPKLPSYPSQFTAAPQAQFPPELATVGPQGLGFGAPRGAFPGGAGMGPRPGVTRPQGMGAQLRLPPNQLRLQLQQRLQGPQQLQNRLAAINPFPAGHVNMGVRQGVPQPQIPSQQPPLNAQMLAQRQRELYSIQHRQRQLFQQKVMLMRQNLAGAPTAAVGPVGTARVSKGPPTTPQQQQQQQFNFPPGFNPMTGNPPTSPSHFSPMSGAPLDNKLSARAPLNSPTLMGGVQGQFSGTVNSSLQQSLFQQFGGSALVQQDPSFPPDMSPTSPLLSPQNSTSQSPLLQQAPPPGYQSPDMKSWQQTGIGSNSLFSQSGQSAGQAFGQQGVYNNMSITVSMAGGSGGVGSLPPMGQPVGMSNSNLSNVGSVCSDQQVQQVQVFADVQCTVNLVGSDSYLNQGSIAAAASQKGPGPPGAQNNQAQQKSLLQQLLTE comes from the exons CCTGGAGAAGAGGAGACGGGAGCTGGAGTGCCGCTACATCGAGGAGCTGGCCGAGCTGCTGTCGTCCAACATGGGCGACATCGCCAGCCTCAGTGTCAAACCCGACAAGTGCCACATACTCAAGAGCACCGTGGACCAAATCCAGCAGATCAAACGGCGTGAGCAGG AGAAAGCAGCTCTTCTGTCCCCAGATGACGAGGTGCAGAAGAGCGACATCTCCTCCAGTAGCCAGGGGCTGGTGGAGAAAGAGGCACTGGGGCCCATGCTGCTAGAg GCCCTTGATGGGTTTTTCTTCGTGGTCAACCGGGAAGGCCGCATCGTCTTTGTCTCTGAGAACGTGACGAGTTACCTCGGATACAcccaggaggagctgatgaCATCGAGTGTCTACAACATCCTCCACGTGGGAGACCACAATGAATTTGTGCGGAATCTGCTGCCCAAAAGCCTCG TAAACGGTGTGCCGTGGCCACAGGAAACTGGCCGAAGGAACAGCCACACCTTTAACTGTCGCATGCTGAAGAGGCCACCGGACGAGGTGGACTCGGAGAACCTGGAGGCGCGGCAGCAGTACGAGATCATGCAGTGTTTCACCGTTTCCCAGCCACAGGccaagcagcaggaggagggagatg ACCTGCAGAGCTGCTTGATCTGTATCGCCTGTCGAATACCTCGAGCTCAGCCCGTCAACAGTGAGTCCTTCATCACGAAGCAGGACcccacag GGAAGATCATCTCCATAGAAACGAGCGCTTTGCGAGCGACGGGCCGGCCCGGCTGGGAGGACCTGGTCAGGAAGTGCATCTACGCTTTCTTTCAGCCGCAGGGCAAAGAGCCCTCCCACGCCAAGAAGCTGCTGCATGAGG TGATGACCCACGGCAGCGCCATCAGCCCGCTGTACCATTTCTCGTTAAGTGACGGAACCCCACTCAGCGCTCAGACTCGCTGCAAGTTCTTCTGCCCCCCCAACCCTGACGTTCAGCCTTTCATCATGGGCTTTCACACTATTGACAG GGAACACAACACTGCTAGCTCTCAGGAAAACACTACACCGACCCTTGGCAGCCTTGCCCAGACTCCCTCCCGCTCCCCAACCCTTCCTCCCGGCAGCAACTCAACCCAAGGTTCCGGCCTCGCCTCCTCAGGCCTTCACCCCAACAACAGCAACGCCTCCTCCCACGGACACAACCCCGCCACGTCCACGGGCTACGTGACGCCCTGTCGGACGTGTCCCCAGCAGGTCAACAGTCCCTCTCCTTTGAGCAGCCCACTCACAGCCACCCCTACCTCGTTTATGTCGCCCAGGATGCCACGGGCCAGCCCTGGGTTGGGGGGAAGCCCCCGGGTACCAGGGaaccccttctctccctccacgcCAGGCCTCCATTCCCCAACCGGGGCGCTGAGCAGCGGAGGCAGCCTCAACCGACAGCAGTCTGGTGGTGACGGCGGCACCAGCTGTGGGTCAACAGGGTCTTTCTCCCTGTCCTCCCCTGTCCCCCAGAGACAAGCCAGTACACCCACCGGCTCCTCCACTCAGCCTCCGTCAGTAAAACacccagaaggaggaggagaaggagggggagaggactCTGTTAAAGCCCCCCTGCCTTCCGCCTCACAGCTGGGTACCCCCAGACTCAACCTGCTCCTGGGTATCAACGGGACATCAGTTGAATctaacagcaacagcaacagcaacagcacccACTGCACCTCATCACCTCATCCTCCAAACCCCGCTCCTGCCCCACAGTGCCCTGCCTCACACAGTACTCTCACGGAGCGACACAAGATCCTCCACCGGCTGCTCCAGGACAGTAGTCCCAACGACGCCTCCACCGCCGCCGAGGACGGACAAAACAAAAACGACGTCGACGTCAAGAAGGAGCTGCCCGCCTGTCCAGCACTTACCGCATCGTCCAAATCCAGCTCCAGGGAGCCGCAGGACCACCAGTTACTCCGCTTTCTCCTGGATACAGACGAGAAG GACTTGGGGgacctgcctcctccctccgccCTCAGCCTGCAGACCGTCAGGGTGAAGGTGGAGAAGAGAGTGAGCGTTGATGGACCGCCGCTCTGCACGGGCTCGTCTGCCGCAGCATCCAAACCTGCAGCCGTGTCCAGCAGCCCGGCCTGCGTCAGCCCCAAACCCAGTCCCGTCGGAGAGAACCGGCGAGACAGCCGCAGGGACAGCAGAGACTCCACG ATGTCTGACGGCCCTATTGACATGGACTCTCTCACCCAGCTGCTGCCTGGCCTGAGAGGCCCGAGTGGGGCCAAACAGGGCAGCGAGGATCCAGCAACCCCCGGAAGCCCCCAACTCCAGTCTCCGGGCCCCCCGGCTCAGCTCCAGTCTCCTATGCCTCAGCTCCAGTCCCCACTGTCCCAGCCCCAGTCTATTCCCCAGTTGCAGTCGCCGTCACCTCAGCTCCACTCCCCCTCACCCCAGCTCAAACTGCAGTCACCCACCCAGCTCCAGCCCGGCGAGGCCAGCACTCCCCGCAACCTAAATGTGAAGAGAGAGCCTCCCGGCACTCCGAACAGAG ggctcagcGATGGCGGACCGCCCTCTGGCTGCAGCCTCCAGAGTCAGTCGGCGTTCGATTTCTGCAGCCCCCCCACTCCAAGCAAGATACCCACCCAGGGACAGGGGGACCCCTTCCAGACCCCCAAGGACAGCAGCCCCTTCCCAGAGGCCGAAGTCATCAACCCCTTCAGCTCAAGCACTG GCCTCACCAAGATGGACGTGGGAGACTCTCAGTTCCAGCCTCTGGCTCTGTCGGACACTTTGTCCTTCGATGGTCTCGGAACTCTTCTACAGGCTCCGTTAGCGTCACCGCAAGA GCAGTGTGTCCCCTGTACGCTGGATGAAGTGCTCGGCCCTCTGACGGCACCCGAGGGCCGAAACGACGAGAAAGCTCTGCTGGAGCAGCTCGTCTCCTTCCTCAGTGGAACCGACGAGAGTGAACTGGCTGAGCTGGACAAGGCCCTGGGTATCGACAAGCTCgtacag GGTGGCTGCTTTGACCCTCTGCCTCAAACCTTCCCCTCCCAGCAACCCACTGCCACCCCGGTCTCCCTGGACCCCAAACTCCCCAGCTACCCCTCCCAGttcacagcagctccacaggCCCAGTTCCCTCCAGAGCTGGCCACCGTGGGGCCACAGGGTCTGGGCTTCGGAGCCCCTCGGGGGGCTTTCCCCGGGGGGGCGGGCATGGGCCCGAGGCCAGGCGTGACGCGACCACAGGGGATGGGCGCTCAGCTCCGGCTGCCACCCAACCAGCTccgcctgcagctgcagcagaggctcCAGGGCCCGCAGCAG ctgcAGAACCGGCTGGCGGCCATTAATCCGTTTCCTGCAGGACATGTGAACATGGGTGTTCGTCAGGGCGTTCCACAACCTCAGATTCCCTCACAA CAGCCTCCACTGAATGCCCAGATGTTGGCCCAGCGTCAGAGGGAACTCTACAGCATCCAGCACCGCCAGCGACAGCTTTTCCAGCAGAAGGTCATGCTGATGAGACAGAACCTGGCAGGCGCTCCGACTGCAGCCGTGGGGCCCGTCGGAACTGCCAGGGTCTCGAAAGGTCCCCCCACGacgcctcagcagcagcagcagcagcagttcaacTTCCCACCGGGGTTCAACCCGATGACGGGAAACCCCCCTACCTCACCGAGTCACTTCAGCCCCATGTCAGGGGCCCCTCTGGACAACAAGCTGTCCGCCAGAGCTCCTCTGAATAGCCCGACGCTGATGGGCGGCGTGCAGGGCCAGTTCAGCGGCACCGTCAACTCCTCATTGCAGCAGAGTCTGTTTCAGCAGTTTGGAGGGTCTG CTTTGGTCCAGCAAGATCCATCCTTCCCTCCTGACATGAGCCCGACCAGCCCGTTGTTATCACCTCAAAACTCAACCTCCCAGAGTCCTCTGCTTCAGCAAGCCCCTCCTCCTGGCTACCAGTCACCAGACATGAAGAGCTGGCAACAGACGGGGATTGGCAGCAACAG CCTGTTCAGTCAGTCAGGACAGAGTGCAGGGCAGGCGTTTGGCCAGCAGGGGGTTTACAACAACATGAGCATCACCGTCTCCATGGCCGGAGGCTCGGGTGGTGTCGGCTCATTACCTCCCATGGGGCAGCCGGTCGGCATGAGCAACAGTAACCTCAGCAACGTCGGCTCAGTGTGCAGCGACCAGCAG GTGCAGCAGGTTCAGGTGTTCGCGGACGTCCAGTGCACAGTGAACCTGGTTGGCAGCGACTCGTACCTGAACCAGGGCTCCATCGCCGCCGCGGCCTCCCAGAAGGGCCCGGGGCCGCCGGGCGCCCAGAACAACCAGGCCCAGCAGAAgagcctcctccagcagctgctcaccGAGTGA